A window from Enterocloster bolteae encodes these proteins:
- a CDS encoding carbohydrate ABC transporter permease, whose product MKRTKRIQKLVMLIPLLLIVCFVIFPYIWTFLTSIKPTDELYTTNIKILPRETTFQNYVTLFTSTDFLASMFHSIVIAVITSCISMLVSSMASYAFARYRFRGKNLALSGILLLYMFPSVLYLTPLFVVFNKLKLIGSPVALVVSYCTFTIPFSIWLLTSYMKSIPLELEEAGKIDGANVPQLLYYVVMPLLKPGLIATGTYVFINSWNEYLFAVMFTTSNNRTLPVSLASLVGEYDLRWDIISAGAVAAMIPVVILFMFIQKNLVAGLTAGSVKG is encoded by the coding sequence ATGAAAAGGACTAAAAGAATTCAAAAGCTTGTAATGCTTATTCCGCTTCTCCTGATTGTATGCTTTGTGATATTTCCTTATATATGGACATTCCTGACGTCCATAAAGCCTACGGATGAACTGTATACAACCAACATAAAAATCCTGCCCAGGGAAACGACCTTTCAGAATTATGTAACGCTATTTACGAGTACGGATTTCCTTGCCAGTATGTTTCACAGTATCGTTATTGCAGTCATAACCAGCTGTATCTCCATGCTTGTATCATCCATGGCATCCTATGCCTTTGCCAGATACCGGTTTAGGGGAAAGAATCTGGCACTCAGCGGTATCCTGCTGTTATACATGTTTCCGTCGGTCCTGTACCTGACTCCGCTATTTGTGGTGTTTAATAAATTGAAGCTCATAGGTTCTCCTGTTGCGTTGGTAGTTTCATACTGTACATTTACCATACCCTTCAGCATATGGCTCCTTACCTCATACATGAAGAGCATCCCTCTGGAACTGGAGGAGGCAGGAAAGATAGACGGAGCCAATGTCCCCCAGCTGTTATATTATGTGGTAATGCCGCTTCTGAAACCTGGACTTATCGCTACAGGTACCTACGTGTTCATCAATTCTTGGAATGAATATTTATTTGCGGTCATGTTCACCACTTCCAATAACAGGACACTCCCTGTCTCGCTGGCATCCCTGGTAGGAGAGTACGACCTGAGATGGGACATTATATCAGCAGGAGCAGTGGCAGCCATGATTCCTGTGGTTATCCTGTTCATGTTCATACAGAAGAA